From the Hevea brasiliensis isolate MT/VB/25A 57/8 chromosome 15, ASM3005281v1, whole genome shotgun sequence genome, one window contains:
- the LOC131174082 gene encoding putative receptor-like protein kinase At3g47110 codes for MARTCFYGIIAALSLHIILCCSSSAATLDLSTDQQALLALKQHITLDPQNYLATNWSTNASVCSWIGVLCGVTNHRVAALNLSFMGLTGTIPPHIGNLSFISVLSLANNSFHGSLPTELVHLRRLRHMNLGLNNFSEEIPYWLGLLPELVELYLYANNFSGTIPTSLFNTWTLKILSLMNNSLQGNIPEEIGNLANLEILNLYGNQEISGSVPGAIFNISSLISINLGSNRLFGNLPDDMCKSLPNLQRLIVNKNQLVGQIPSSLGQCKALLHISLASNKFSGNIPTSLGNLTLLQKLYLSSNKLSGEIPEEIGSLVALQNLNLGNNGLKGTIPINLFNCSSLQSLSLDDIGLTGTMPSEIGELRNLGYLNLQFNSLTGTIPSTLFNMTTLRVIHLWSNQFSGQLPSEFGHGLPNLEEIYLWSNQLTGQLPSSISNCSKLTVIDLGINSFSGPIPDNLGNLMNLECLHINDNLFTDESSVPELSFLSSLTSCKALIRLVLAGNPLNGTLPISIGNFSALHYFSAQSCNIKGNIPREVGQLSNLITLELQNNELIGSVPATLGRLQKLQVLHLQGNKLNGSLPNDICQMSSLGDLILSRNNLSGTLPACLGDVSSLRYLQLDSNNFISTIPSTLWNLKDILKLNLSSNSLSGHLPLSIGNLKVVTQVDLSSNHLSGSIPVSIGALQNLMNLSLRQNNFGGPISASFGNLISLEALDLANNNLSGTIPKSLEGLKYLTFLNLSFNKLQGEVPTAGAFVKFSAQSFLGNDELCGSPLLQLTPCKISGHGRSKATTKKVLIYILPAMILTTVVILVSFRCQKATAKLETVTNPDLAIAATWRRISFQELEKATDGFCNSNLLGTGGYSIVYKGRLGDGMDVAIKVFNLQLEGAFKSFDAECEVMSNIRHRNLVKIISCCSNLDFKALVLDYMPNGSLEKLLYSHNYCLDIRQRLDIMIDVASALEYLHHGFSRPIVHCDLKPSNVLLDANMVAYVADFGIAKLLGEGDSMTQTRTLATIGYMAPEYGSEGIVSTKGDVYSFGILLMETFTRKKPTDDMFGGRVSLKEYIREASPDAVVKIADANLLTGEENFADKKDCISFILGLAVECCEVPDERIGITQVLSTLIRIRNQFLAGLPRT; via the exons ATGGCAAGAACTTGTTTCTATGGCATTATTGCTGCTTTATCACTTCACATCATCTTGTGTTGCTCATCTTCTGCAGCAACACTCGACCTCAGCACAGATCAACAAGCTCTTCTTGCTCTGAAACAACATATCACTCTCGACCCTCAAAATTATTTGGCTACCAACTGGTCTACTAATGCCTCTGTATGCAGCTGGATTGGTGTCTTGTGTGGCGTCACCAATCACAGAGTCGCAGCTCTGAATCTTTCTTTCATGGGTCTTACAGGCACCATCCCTCCACACATAGGGAATCTGTCCTTCATCTCTGTGCTAAGTCTCGCCAACAATAGTTTCCATGGCTCTCTGCCAACGGAGCTGGTTCATCTTCGTCGATTGAGACACATGAACTTGGGATTGAACAATTTCAGTGAAGAGATCCCATATTGGCTCGGCTTATTACCAGAACTTGTAGAACTATATCTGTATGCAAACAATTTCTCAGGTACTATCCCAACTTCCTTATTCAACACTTGGACGCTAAAAATATTGTCGCTAATGAATAATAGTCTACAAGGCAATATTCCTGAGGAGATTGGCAATTTAGCCAACCTGGAGATACTCAACTTGTATGGTAACCAGGAAATTTCAGGTTCAGTGCCAGGGGCCATTTTTAACATCTCTTCCTTGATATCGATAAATTTGGGGTCGAATAGGCTCTTTGGTAATCTTCCAGATGATATGTGTAAAAGTCTTCCAAATCTTCAGAGATTGATCGTCAATAAAAATCAACTGGTTGGCCAGATTCCTTCAAGTTTAGGGCAATGTAAAGCACTGCTTCATATATCTCTGGCTAGCAACAAATTCAGCGGAAACATCCCAACAAGTCTTGGAAATCTGACATTGCTTCAGAAGCTTTATTTATCTTCCAATAAATTGTCAG GCGAAATACCAGAGGAAATAGGCTCTCTTGTTGCACTTCAGAATCTTAATTTGGGAAACAATGGCCTCAAAG GAACAATTCCAATAAATCTATTTAATTGTAGTTCATTACAGAGCTTATCTTTGGATGATATTGGCTTAACAG GTACAATGCCATCTGAGATTGGTGAACTCCGAAATCTTGGGTACTTGAACCTCCAGTTTAATAGCTTAACAGGGACTATCCCATCTACTTTATTCAATATGACAACTCTAAGAGTGATACACCTATGGAGCAACCAGTTTAGTGGACAACTTCCATCAGAATTTGGCCATGGTCTTCCGAATCTGGAAGAAATATACCTATGGAGCAACCAGCTTACTGGACAACTTCCTAGTTCCATCTCTAATTGTTCCAAGCTCACTGTTATAGATTTGGGCATAAACTCCTTCTCTGGACCTATCCCTGATAATCTTGGCAACTTAATGAATCTGGAATGCCTTCACATAAATGATAATCTTTTTACCGATGAATCTTCAGTTCCGGAATTGAGCTTTCTCTCTTCTTTGACAAGTTGCAAAGCATTAATAAGACTAGTATTAGCAGGCAATCCACTCAACGGCACTCTTCCGATTTCTATCGGTAATTTCTCTGCTCTACACTACTTTAGTGCACAAAGTTGTAACATCAAAGGCAACATACCAAGAGAAGTAGGCCAACTGAGCAACCTGATAACCTTAGAACTGCAAAACAATGAATTGATAGGATCAGTTCCAGCTACACTAGGTAGATTGCAGAAGCTCCAAGTTTTGCATCTTCAAGGAAATAAGTTGAATGGTTCATTGCCAAATGATATTTGCCAAATGAGTAGCTTGGGAGACTTAATTTTGAGCCGAAACAACCTCTCTGGAACTCTGCCGGCTTGCCTGGGGGATGTCAGTTCACTAAGATATCTGCAATTAGATtccaacaattttatttcaacAATACCCTCTACTTTATGGAACCTAAAAGATATCTTAAAATTGAACTTGTCGTCAAATTCACTTAGTGGCCACCTGCCACTAAGTATTGGAAATTTGAAGGTTGTAACACAAGTGGACTTATCAAGTAATCACTTATCCGGTAGCATCCCAGTTTCCATTGGAGCCCTCCAAAACCTGATGAACCTATCATTAAGACAAAACAATTTCGGAGGCCCTATTTCTGCGTCATTTGGAAACTTGATAAGCCTGGAAGCCTTGGATTTGGCCAATAACAACCTGTCTGGAACAATTCCCAAGTCCCTAGAGGGACTGAAGTACCTCACATTTCTAAATCTGTCTTTCAACAAATTACAAGGAGAAGTTCCCACAGCAGGAGCTTTTGTAAAATTTTCGGCTCAGTCATTTTTGGGAAATGATGAACTTTGTGGTTCTCCCCTGTTGCAATTGACACCATGTAAAATTAGTGGTCATGGAAGATCAAAGGCTACCACCAAGAAAGTACTCATATATATTCTTCCTGCTATGATATTGACAACAGTTGTAATACTTGTCTCATTTAGATGTCAGAAGGCAACAGCTAAGTTGGAAACTGTGACTAATCCAGATCTCGCGATTGCGGCGACATGGAGAAGAATTTCCTTCCAGGAACTTGAAAAGGCGACAGATGGATTCTGCAATAGCAACTTACTTGGTACAGGGGGGTATAGTATTGTGTATAAAGGAAGACTTGGTGATGGGATGGATGTTGCTATAAAGGTTTTCAATTTGCAACTAGAAGGAGCATTCAAgagttttgatgcagaatgtgAGGTAATGAGCAATATACGCCATCGAAATCTTGTCAAAATTATAAGTTGTTGCTCTAACCTTGACTTCAAAGCATTGGTATTGGATTACATGCCAAATGGGAGCTTGGAGAAGTTGTTGTACTCTCATAACTATTGTTTGGATATTCGTCAAAGGCTAGACATAATGATAGATGTTGCATCAGCATTGGAATATCTCCATCATGGCTTCTCTAGACCTATTGTTCATTGTGATTTGAAGCCTAGCAATGTCCTGCTAGATGCAAATATGGTTGCTTATGTGGCTGATTTTGGCATCGCCAAGCTCTTAGGTGAAGGAGATTCTATGACACAAACAAGAACTTTGGCCACTATTGGGTATATGGCACCTG AGTATGGATCGGAAGGCATTGTTTCAACAAAAGGAGATGTTTATAGCTTTGGAATACTGTTAATGGAAACATTTACGAGAAAGAAGCCCACTGATGACATGTTTGGTGGAAGAGTGAGCTTGAAGGAATATATAAGGGAAGCATCACCTGATGCAGTAGTTAAAATAGCAGATGCTAATTTGCTGACAGGGGAAGAAAATTTTGCAGATAAGAAAGACTGTATATCATTCATTTTGGGATTGGCTGTGGAATGCTGTGAAGTACCTGATGAAAGAATTGGCATAACCCAAGTGCTGTCAACGCTCATTAGGATCAGAAATCAATTCCTAGCTGGTTTACCGAGGACTTGA